GGTGAGGATTTTGAGCATATAATACGAGCTGAAAAGTTACTATTGGAAAATATGGAATTATTACTGGAAGCTTCTTTTGCCAATAAATCAGAAAAGTTAAAGCCTCTCCTCGGCGCTCGGATTAAAATTGAAGCTTTTAAGCGTTTTGTTAGACTCATGAAAGAAACGAACATTATTCAAGAAAAACATTACCTGCGCCTTACAAAATCAACCGAGGAAATATCAAAAATGACGAACGGTTGGATTAAATATCTCTCCTAAAGATGAACGCTCTCTGAGTTAGAGAGCGTTCATGAAACTACCTCACGGCAACGCAAGTTGTCGTTGGCATTGTCAGGATTGTACCAATTGACGTTGAACTTGTCGTCGTTCCAGTTGGCGTTCAGCACGTTGCCGTCAGAATTACGGGAACCGCCTATAAGAGTCTTTCCCCATCCTCAACACCTGCCTCACTCGCAAGCGAGGCATGAGTTATCCGAATCATTCGGCAGTCATACAAAGTACCGCTTGAAACAACAAACGGACCTTCTTTAGGAAAAGACACGTAGTTTCTTATAAAGGCAAACCGCTACCCGGAATCGGACCGGTTTATTAGCCATTTTTAATATAACAAAAATATACAAAAAATAAAAGAACGTTTTTGCTAAAGCAAAAACGTTCAAGATAAAAAGGTACAAGTCTAAAGTGTAACTACCTCACGGCAACGCAAGCTGCCGTCGGCATCGTCAGGATGGCACCAAACGACGCGGAACTCGTCGTCGCGCCAGTGGGCGATCAGCACGAAGCCGCCAGAATCACGGGAGCCGGAACACAGGGTGATATTCTCGATATCCAAGTGCTTCCCCGTTTCTTTAAAGTAACCCAACTCCAAAATCATTCTTTCGAGTAGGGTAATCCCTTTAATACCCTTAGCTTTCAGATCATTAGCTGACATATTCTTAAATTTCTCATCTGCCTCCACTGTGTCTCTTACCCATATAGCGTAAGTCTGATCCGAGGTGCGATCATTTTGAGTTACAGATTCATCAAGGTCATCAGTATATTTCCAACATGGAAAATTACTTTGACAAACCTTAAAAACCTGGTTGAGGGTTAACCCTTCAGCAATAACTACAAGCCGGGTAAAATCAGCTTTTTTTTCGGGAATAGCAATCTTGGATATATCAACCTCTTTACCAAAAAATTCTCGGTAGAAATCCTGCCATTTAAGAAGCTGTTGATCATATAAGGAACCTTTGACATACTTATCCCAAACCAATCTCATATCTTTGAGTAAATTATTTTTCTCTCCGATCACTGACTGAGCATCTGAATGACTTAAAAAATTCGGGATGACATCCAGCATAGTTTTTTGGATATCTTTTAGTTGCGCTATACTGGCGCCAACTACTAGTTTTGGGACTGTTCCATGTGTTTTCTTTTTCATGGACTATTCTCCTTATTTTTAAAGAATTTACCTGAATAAGATTGTCCTTTTTCAGGATGCAAGAATACCTCGCATTATCTAATTATATCACACCAAACGAAATAAGTCAATAGGTGTTAGGGGTTATTAGCTAATATTAGCCAATACCTTGTTTTATCTTTTGCTCTGTGATA
This genomic window from Patescibacteria group bacterium contains:
- a CDS encoding four helix bundle protein; the encoded protein is MELLLEASFANKSEKLKPLLGARIKIEAFKRFVRLMKETNIIQEKHYLRLTKSTEEISKMTNGWIKYLS